A window of Xiphophorus hellerii strain 12219 chromosome 7, Xiphophorus_hellerii-4.1, whole genome shotgun sequence contains these coding sequences:
- the stx19 gene encoding syntaxin-19, with protein MRDRLEELHQTAQESSGPTAGSTNPFSEEGDDDESVEAGTITQQAVVFEEEPVIQNFLSEAQQIRDDISTLETEVLKFCQQQKTLVASMRRFSVMKKESSITRDIKLQAESLHRRLDALSKQAQRIEDQLGTNAVAVRIQRSQHAALHRRFQQVMRQYNEGLLTKQDRCKHFIMRQLEILEKNVTEEEVNEMVATGNWEVFNENLLNDVRITRSQLSEIEQRHRELLSLENNMKELRDLFMDIFMLVEEQGADIEHIQTNVERTQDYIAVTNEKFKAAARYKKKNPIRQLCCCCCPPWRCCM; from the exons ATGAGAGATCGATTGGAGGAGCTGCATCAGACAGCTCAGGAGTCGTCAGGGCCAACAGCCGGTTCTACCAATCCTTTCTCAGAGGagggtgatgatgatgaatCTGTGGAAGCTGGGACCATTACGCAGCAGGCCGTGGTGTTTGAGGAGGAACCAGTCATTCAGAATTTCCTCTCTGAGGCTCAGCAAATTAGAGATGACATCTCAACACTTGAAACAGAG GTCCTGAAGttctgtcagcagcagaagaccCTGGTGGCATCCATGCGTCGCTTTAGCGTGATGAAGAAAGAGAGCAGCATAACACGAGACATCAAGCTACAGGCCGAAAGCCTCCACCGCCGTTTAGACGCCCTTTCAAAACAAGCCCAAAGAATTGAAGACCAGCTGGGAACGAATGCTGTCGCAGTGAGAATACAACGCTCCCAGCATGCAGCTCTGCATCGCAGATTTCAGCAG GTGATGCGCCAGTATAATGAAGGTCTGCTGACCAAGCAGGATCGTTGTAAGCACTTCATTATGCGGCAGCTGGAGATATTGGAAAAGAATGTAACAGAGGAGGAGGTGAATGAGATGGTCGCCACAGGAAATTGGGAGGTGTTCAACGAGAACTTGCTAAATGATGTCAGAATCACACGGTCACAACTGTCTGAGATCGAACAGCGACACAGG GAACTCTTGAGCCTGGAGAACAATATGAAAGAACTAAGAGACCTCTTCATGGACATCTTCATGCTTGTAGAGGAACAAGGGGCTGACATTGAACACATCCAAACTAATGTTGAGCGAACACAAGATTACATAGCTGTAACTAATGAGAAGTTCAAGGCGGCTGCaagatataaaaagaagaacCCGATTCGAcagctgtgctgctgctgttgtcctCCCTGGAGATGCTGCATGTGA